A single window of Sporosarcina sp. Marseille-Q4943 DNA harbors:
- a CDS encoding universal stress protein: MVLKYNQIIVAVDGSKESGWAFKKAMGIAQRNNASLNLVNIIDTRSYAAVEAYDRSISERAHKFAEELLTEYKQEAEALGLSNVNIHVEYGSPKTMISRDLTKKLGADLIICGATGLNKVERFLIGSVSENIVRTSACDVLVVRTPEED; this comes from the coding sequence ATGGTATTGAAATACAATCAAATTATCGTAGCCGTCGATGGATCGAAAGAATCCGGATGGGCATTCAAAAAAGCGATGGGCATTGCGCAACGTAATAACGCCTCCTTGAACTTGGTGAACATCATCGATACTCGTTCATATGCGGCAGTGGAAGCATATGATCGATCCATATCAGAACGTGCCCACAAATTTGCAGAAGAGCTGCTAACGGAATACAAGCAAGAGGCGGAGGCCCTTGGTTTGAGCAACGTAAACATCCACGTTGAGTACGGTTCTCCGAAAACGATGATTTCCCGTGACTTAACCAAGAAGCTTGGGGCTGACCTTATCATTTGCGGCGCAACTGGTTTGAACAAAGTGGAACGTTTCCTCATTGGCAGCGTTTCCGAAAACATTGTCCGCACATCAGCTTGTGACGTGCTTGTTGTGCGTACTCCTGAAGAAGATTGA
- a CDS encoding FadR/GntR family transcriptional regulator codes for MQNTKPSSKMFLDIVDELRLMIKAEGIKAGDKIPSERVLAERLQVGRSTVREALRSLELLGLIETRRGEGTYLADFKKHQLVEVLSTFVMQQPKSALDVTDTRIIHEKAAIQTICGDEQKRNLPVWEGLLIKLDEDGEVLREDIMREMIVATDNRLSLKIWFILKQYSKVPYELMTEGIENDIVRSLLKHLIEGNVSEAINAYDQWIEHIEGEDKE; via the coding sequence ATGCAAAATACAAAACCATCATCTAAGATGTTTCTTGACATCGTTGACGAACTTAGGCTGATGATCAAGGCGGAAGGCATCAAAGCGGGTGACAAAATACCATCTGAACGTGTTTTGGCGGAACGTCTGCAAGTGGGCAGATCCACAGTTCGGGAAGCACTGAGAAGCCTTGAGCTGCTCGGCCTGATTGAAACCCGCCGCGGCGAAGGGACGTACCTTGCAGATTTCAAAAAGCACCAACTCGTTGAAGTGCTTTCAACATTCGTCATGCAACAGCCTAAATCCGCATTGGATGTGACAGATACACGCATCATACATGAAAAAGCGGCAATTCAAACGATCTGCGGCGACGAACAGAAGCGTAACTTGCCTGTCTGGGAAGGGCTCCTTATAAAGCTTGATGAAGACGGCGAAGTTCTTCGAGAAGATATAATGCGGGAAATGATCGTTGCGACAGATAACCGATTATCATTGAAAATTTGGTTTATACTGAAACAATATAGCAAGGTTCCGTACGAGTTGATGACGGAAGGTATTGAAAATGACATTGTGAGATCATTGCTAAAGCATTTGATCGAAGGAAACGTCAGTGAAGCAATAAATGCCTATGACCAGTGGATTGAACATATCGAGGGGGAAGACAAAGAATGA
- the ald gene encoding alanine dehydrogenase, whose translation MRIGIPKEVKNNENRVAMTPAGAYNLKSAGHEVLIETGAGLGSSFTDEDYIEAGATIVSTAKEAWDADMVMKVKEPLASEYGYFREGLILFTYLHLAPELELTKAMLDSKVVGIAYETVQVNNSLPLLAPMSEVAGRMATQIGAQYLEKINGGKGILLSGVPGVSRGKVTVIGGGQAGTNAAKIAVGMGAKVTVLDLSVDRLRQLDEMFGDSIQTLVSNPFNIAESVKDSDLVIGCVLIPGAKAPKLVSEEMVKSMKPGSVLVDIAIDQGGIFETSDRVTTHDNPTYEKHGVVHYAVANMPGAVPRTSTMALTNVTVPYALQIANKGYKQACLDNAALQKGINTLEGHVTYRAVADAQGLEYVPVETLLSK comes from the coding sequence ATGCGTATTGGGATTCCAAAAGAAGTGAAGAATAACGAAAATCGGGTGGCAATGACACCTGCAGGGGCGTACAACTTAAAGTCTGCAGGCCATGAAGTATTGATTGAAACTGGTGCTGGTCTAGGTTCCAGCTTCACAGACGAAGATTATATCGAAGCGGGTGCCACGATCGTATCTACTGCTAAAGAAGCATGGGATGCAGATATGGTCATGAAAGTAAAAGAACCGCTAGCTTCCGAGTATGGTTATTTCCGTGAAGGGCTAATCTTATTCACATATTTACACCTTGCCCCTGAATTGGAATTGACGAAAGCTATGCTTGATAGCAAAGTAGTAGGCATCGCCTATGAAACTGTACAAGTGAACAATTCTTTGCCGTTGCTAGCTCCGATGAGCGAAGTTGCTGGCCGTATGGCGACACAAATCGGCGCGCAGTATCTTGAAAAGATCAACGGAGGAAAAGGAATCCTTCTATCAGGAGTCCCAGGCGTTTCACGCGGAAAAGTCACAGTGATCGGCGGCGGACAGGCGGGTACGAACGCTGCAAAAATCGCTGTAGGCATGGGTGCGAAGGTGACTGTGCTAGATTTGTCTGTTGACCGTCTTCGCCAATTGGATGAAATGTTCGGAGATAGCATTCAAACGCTTGTTTCCAATCCATTTAATATCGCTGAATCGGTTAAGGATTCTGATCTCGTCATCGGCTGCGTATTGATTCCAGGTGCTAAAGCGCCGAAATTGGTTTCTGAAGAGATGGTAAAATCGATGAAGCCGGGCTCGGTTTTAGTTGACATTGCAATCGATCAAGGCGGAATCTTCGAAACATCCGACCGCGTAACAACACATGATAATCCTACTTATGAGAAGCACGGTGTTGTACACTATGCGGTTGCGAACATGCCAGGCGCTGTTCCACGCACTTCTACAATGGCATTGACGAACGTAACAGTTCCATATGCATTGCAAATTGCAAACAAAGGCTACAAGCAAGCGTGCTTGGATAATGCTGCATTGCAAAAAGGGATTAACACATTGGAAGGCCATGTAACATATAGAGCTGTTGCAGACGCGCAAGGCTTGGAGTATGTTCCTGTAGAAACGCTACTAAGCAAATAA
- a CDS encoding DRTGG domain-containing protein: MSTKHELILRYIEGLAVGEKISVRQVAKALSVSEGTAYRAIKEAENQKLVNTIERVGTIRIEKKKKENIERLTFAEVVNIVDGVVLGGRDGLHKTLTKFVIGAMQLDDMKRYIDAGSLLIVGNRLKAHELALSAGAAVLVTGGFDVADEAKKLANELNLPIISSSYDTFTVATMLNRAIYDQLIEKEILLVEDILTPLSETITFSPKDSVAHFNEVNQKTAHSGYPVIDRNGKLIGIVTSRDAVGKLGTELIEKVMTHNPITANGKTSVASAGHSMIWEGIDLMPVVSDSGILEGIISRQDVLKAFQMTQRQPQQGEKIDDIVKSQMKAVSDQPLNVEFTVVPQMTNQLGSLSYGAMTTLLTDVGNRAIKMRKRGESVPENMTIYFIKHVQLGNTVIVEPRILHMSRRFVKVDFELFSDSELIAKAMVMYQLFER, translated from the coding sequence ATGTCGACAAAACATGAGCTGATATTACGCTATATCGAAGGGTTGGCAGTCGGCGAAAAGATTTCAGTCCGCCAAGTTGCCAAAGCCCTTTCCGTCAGTGAAGGAACGGCATACCGGGCGATAAAAGAAGCTGAAAACCAAAAGCTCGTCAATACGATCGAACGTGTTGGCACGATTCGCATTGAAAAGAAGAAGAAAGAGAATATTGAAAGGCTGACATTTGCTGAAGTCGTTAACATTGTTGACGGTGTCGTTCTCGGAGGACGGGATGGACTTCATAAAACATTAACGAAATTCGTTATCGGTGCAATGCAGCTTGATGATATGAAGCGGTACATAGATGCAGGCAGCTTATTGATAGTAGGAAACAGGCTTAAAGCGCATGAGCTAGCATTAAGTGCAGGGGCTGCAGTGCTTGTCACTGGAGGGTTTGATGTTGCCGATGAAGCGAAAAAACTGGCAAATGAACTGAACTTGCCGATCATTTCATCCAGCTACGACACTTTCACAGTTGCTACGATGTTGAACCGGGCGATTTACGACCAATTGATTGAAAAGGAAATTCTTCTTGTGGAAGATATACTGACGCCACTCTCCGAAACGATCACTTTTTCGCCAAAGGACAGTGTAGCCCATTTCAATGAAGTGAACCAGAAAACGGCGCACTCGGGATATCCGGTCATAGATCGTAACGGGAAACTGATTGGAATCGTCACTTCCCGCGATGCTGTTGGAAAGCTTGGTACCGAGCTGATTGAGAAAGTGATGACCCACAACCCGATCACGGCAAATGGCAAAACGAGCGTAGCTTCCGCAGGGCATAGCATGATATGGGAAGGCATTGATTTGATGCCTGTTGTGAGCGACAGCGGAATTCTAGAAGGTATCATTAGCCGCCAAGATGTGTTGAAAGCATTTCAAATGACACAAAGACAACCTCAACAGGGCGAAAAAATCGATGATATCGTCAAGAGTCAAATGAAAGCCGTATCCGATCAGCCGCTAAATGTTGAATTCACGGTCGTTCCTCAAATGACAAACCAATTGGGCTCACTTTCATATGGAGCGATGACGACATTGTTGACAGACGTCGGAAACCGTGCAATTAAAATGCGCAAACGGGGAGAAAGTGTTCCTGAAAACATGACAATCTACTTCATAAAGCATGTCCAGCTCGGAAACACAGTAATTGTAGAACCACGAATCCTCCATATGAGCCGGAGATTTGTCAAAGTGGATTTCGAACTTTTCTCTGATTCGGAACTTATCGCTAAAGCGATGGTCATGTATCAATTATTCGAAAGGTAA
- the accD gene encoding acetyl-CoA carboxylase, carboxyltransferase subunit beta has protein sequence MIREFFTKKKQAITIPSADAKNDVPEGLMTKCPECKQIILTKDLMKNAKVCPKCDHHFKMTAWERIDCLFDEDTFKSMDDHLVSENPLKFPSYTEKIASDSKKTGLNEAVLTGIGKIGGNEVAVAIMDSHFRMGSMGSVVGEKITRAVEAATEKGIPVIIFSASGGARMQEGVLSLMQMAKTSVALKRHAEKGLLFISVMTYPTTGGVSASFASVGDINIAEPRALIGFAGRRVIEQTVREKLPDNFQTAEFLLDHGQVDAVIHRHDLTEALAKLVGLHVREEK, from the coding sequence ATGATCCGTGAATTTTTTACGAAAAAAAAGCAAGCGATAACGATACCTTCGGCAGATGCGAAAAATGATGTGCCGGAAGGGTTAATGACAAAATGTCCAGAATGTAAACAAATCATCTTGACAAAAGATTTGATGAAAAATGCAAAAGTTTGTCCGAAATGCGATCACCATTTCAAAATGACGGCATGGGAGCGTATTGATTGTCTTTTTGATGAAGATACATTCAAATCGATGGACGACCATTTAGTGTCGGAAAACCCGTTGAAATTCCCATCCTATACAGAGAAAATCGCATCCGATTCTAAAAAGACCGGATTGAATGAAGCTGTTCTTACTGGCATCGGGAAAATCGGAGGAAATGAAGTTGCAGTCGCAATTATGGACTCCCATTTCCGCATGGGTTCAATGGGGTCGGTCGTCGGCGAGAAAATCACCCGGGCAGTTGAAGCTGCCACGGAAAAGGGCATTCCCGTCATTATCTTCTCTGCGAGCGGCGGTGCTCGAATGCAAGAAGGTGTCCTTTCATTAATGCAAATGGCAAAAACAAGTGTTGCGTTGAAACGCCATGCCGAAAAAGGGCTGCTGTTCATTTCCGTCATGACCTATCCTACAACAGGTGGCGTGTCCGCTAGCTTTGCGTCCGTAGGAGATATTAATATAGCTGAACCGAGAGCCCTGATTGGCTTTGCGGGAAGACGGGTAATCGAGCAGACCGTCCGGGAAAAGCTGCCGGACAATTTCCAAACTGCCGAATTCCTATTGGACCATGGACAAGTCGATGCAGTCATCCATCGTCATGATTTGACGGAAGCCCTTGCAAAATTGGTCGGGCTGCATGTAAGGGAGGAAAAATAA
- the dnaE gene encoding DNA polymerase III subunit alpha: MVLVYPQIVTGADLLRGIIKLDQLAPLLQRRGARSVGIVNSKMYGVRSFCKVMEKYGIQPVIGLSIQLELEDGSDVLLYAYAKDDRGYSNLLKMSSAISIREPETLPLKWLQAYSEGCVFICPMTDPSWNEKREMETIQTILKACPTVYIGISRPGGVKHHAEDEIMMTAEKTETTIIAYHESRYIAKEDAFAFEVATAIRSGYKLNDPSRPKMEVYDAHVPEESEMLQWFSDCPEWIENMAEIMLSCNAKLPPSRTLMPAFPVPEGDTAASLLKKNCEEGLIRRLGAVSPTYYERLGTELTVIENMGFSDYFLIVEDFMRFAKENGILTGPGRGSSAGSLVAYSLGITDVDPIKYGLIFERFLNPGRITMPDIDIDFADNRRSEVIEYVAKKYGKAHVAQIITFGTLSSKSVARNVARVFDFSNEEMSFLSKQIQDGHSKRLEESVNKSKALQDWIAMDPVRAKWFQAAKTLEGLPRNASTHAAGVILSPMPLVETVPLQSGGDDIYLTQWAMGDVEEIGLLKMDFLGLRNLTLMDRIRSMIQYDTGKTMQFEGIPLHDAKTFDLFKKGDMTGIFQFESDGMRDALRLIKPDEFSDLYAINALYRPGPMENIPLYSRRKNNKEKIDYLHPHLEPILRETEGIIVYQEQIMQIAVQIAGFSMAEADLLRRAVSKKNREVLRQEREHFVRNAVQHNFPERAASEIYDLIVKFADYGFPKSHAVAYSLISYQLAYVKANAPVYFYAALLSMATGNQDKTMEYIHEIRGKGIEILPPSIQKSKYSHVVENGSIRIGLGAIKGVTPSFYNLVKEARTPEGWKTLFDFSAALGGTHFTEKTIIPLIKAGALDEFGEDRSVLLASIEAARNHAQFVSPDGDDLLHDIIYSVAKPKYSPGGSMPRFAMLEYEREMLGFYLSEHPALEMKKTLEEQVVDLVAVPDVKERTMLKVAGMIREVKRIRTKKGEAMAFLTLQDETGELSCTIFPRQYAAINIHIQELAMVQITGTMEKRNGQTQLIVQQIKRV, from the coding sequence TTGGTACTTGTCTATCCACAAATTGTGACCGGCGCCGATTTGCTGCGCGGCATTATAAAACTTGATCAGCTAGCCCCGCTTCTGCAAAGGAGAGGGGCTAGATCCGTTGGAATCGTCAATTCAAAGATGTATGGCGTCCGTTCATTTTGCAAAGTGATGGAGAAGTACGGCATCCAACCGGTCATCGGGCTATCAATCCAGTTGGAGCTTGAGGACGGATCTGATGTCTTGCTCTATGCGTATGCAAAAGATGACAGAGGTTATAGTAATCTTCTTAAAATGAGCAGTGCAATCTCCATTAGGGAACCGGAGACGCTACCGTTAAAATGGCTGCAAGCTTATAGCGAAGGTTGTGTCTTCATTTGTCCAATGACCGATCCCTCATGGAATGAAAAACGGGAAATGGAAACAATCCAGACCATCTTGAAAGCCTGCCCGACTGTCTATATTGGCATTTCCCGTCCAGGCGGCGTAAAGCACCATGCCGAAGATGAAATCATGATGACAGCTGAAAAGACGGAAACGACCATTATCGCCTATCATGAATCAAGATATATTGCAAAAGAAGATGCATTCGCTTTTGAAGTAGCGACTGCGATCAGGTCTGGATATAAGCTGAATGATCCTTCCCGGCCGAAAATGGAAGTCTATGATGCTCATGTGCCTGAAGAGAGCGAGATGTTGCAATGGTTTTCCGATTGTCCGGAATGGATTGAAAACATGGCTGAAATCATGTTGTCATGCAATGCAAAATTACCTCCTAGCCGCACGTTGATGCCTGCTTTTCCAGTTCCAGAAGGAGACACTGCGGCTTCTTTGCTGAAGAAAAATTGCGAGGAAGGATTGATCCGCCGGCTAGGAGCCGTCAGCCCGACTTATTATGAGCGACTGGGGACGGAGCTTACGGTCATCGAAAACATGGGCTTTTCCGATTATTTCCTCATCGTGGAGGATTTCATGCGATTCGCAAAGGAAAATGGCATATTGACAGGGCCCGGACGGGGTTCCTCAGCCGGCTCCCTCGTCGCTTATTCCCTTGGAATCACGGATGTCGATCCGATTAAATACGGACTCATTTTTGAGCGTTTCCTCAACCCCGGAAGAATTACGATGCCTGATATCGATATCGATTTTGCGGACAACCGCCGTTCTGAAGTGATTGAATATGTTGCGAAAAAATACGGAAAAGCGCACGTCGCCCAAATTATTACGTTCGGTACACTATCATCCAAATCCGTCGCGCGGAACGTCGCCCGCGTATTCGACTTCTCCAATGAAGAAATGTCTTTCTTGTCCAAGCAGATCCAAGATGGGCATAGCAAAAGGCTGGAAGAGTCTGTGAACAAGTCAAAAGCGCTTCAAGACTGGATTGCGATGGATCCTGTCCGTGCCAAATGGTTTCAAGCAGCGAAAACATTGGAAGGCTTGCCGAGAAATGCTTCCACTCATGCCGCGGGCGTCATCCTATCTCCCATGCCGTTAGTAGAAACAGTACCGCTTCAAAGTGGCGGAGACGATATTTACTTGACGCAATGGGCGATGGGGGATGTAGAAGAAATCGGTTTACTGAAAATGGATTTCCTCGGATTGCGCAATTTGACGTTAATGGATCGTATTCGCTCGATGATTCAATACGATACAGGGAAGACAATGCAGTTCGAAGGCATTCCTTTACATGACGCAAAGACTTTCGACCTTTTTAAGAAGGGCGACATGACAGGGATTTTTCAATTCGAGTCGGACGGTATGAGAGACGCATTACGACTTATCAAACCTGACGAATTTAGTGATCTTTACGCCATAAACGCATTATACCGCCCAGGTCCGATGGAAAATATCCCGCTATATAGCCGAAGGAAAAACAATAAGGAAAAGATCGATTATTTGCATCCGCACCTAGAGCCGATCCTCCGGGAAACCGAAGGCATCATCGTATACCAGGAGCAGATCATGCAAATTGCCGTTCAGATTGCAGGGTTTTCGATGGCGGAGGCGGATCTGTTAAGAAGGGCTGTAAGTAAAAAAAATCGTGAAGTGCTTAGGCAGGAGAGGGAGCATTTTGTTAGAAACGCTGTCCAGCATAATTTCCCTGAGCGTGCCGCAAGTGAAATATATGATTTGATCGTTAAATTCGCGGACTATGGTTTTCCGAAAAGCCATGCGGTTGCATACTCATTGATTTCCTACCAATTGGCATACGTCAAGGCGAATGCCCCGGTCTATTTTTATGCTGCATTACTCTCGATGGCTACTGGAAATCAAGATAAAACAATGGAGTATATCCATGAAATCAGAGGGAAGGGCATTGAAATCCTCCCTCCGTCCATTCAAAAAAGCAAATACTCCCATGTCGTCGAGAATGGTTCAATCCGCATCGGTTTAGGGGCGATTAAAGGTGTGACACCTTCTTTTTATAATCTCGTGAAAGAAGCAAGGACGCCTGAAGGATGGAAGACGCTCTTCGACTTTTCGGCTGCACTTGGTGGAACGCATTTTACCGAAAAAACGATTATTCCGCTAATAAAAGCAGGAGCACTCGATGAATTTGGAGAAGATCGGTCCGTCTTACTTGCATCGATTGAAGCTGCCCGTAATCATGCCCAATTCGTCAGCCCGGACGGAGACGACTTGCTCCACGATATCATTTATTCGGTAGCGAAGCCGAAGTATTCGCCAGGAGGTTCGATGCCACGATTTGCGATGCTTGAATACGAACGGGAAATGCTAGGTTTCTACCTATCCGAACATCCAGCGCTGGAAATGAAAAAGACGTTGGAGGAACAAGTGGTGGACCTTGTAGCTGTCCCCGATGTAAAAGAACGGACGATGCTAAAAGTCGCGGGAATGATAAGGGAAGTCAAACGGATCCGTACAAAAAAAGGTGAGGCGATGGCTTTCCTTACCCTACAAGACGAAACAGGAGAACTATCGTGCACAATCTTCCCAAGACAGTACGCCGCCATCAACATTCATATACAAGAGCTTGCAATGGTGCAAATTACGGGAACGATGGAAAAACGCAACGGCCAAACACAACTGATCGTCCAACAGATTAAGAGGGTTTAA
- a CDS encoding bifunctional oligoribonuclease/PAP phosphatase NrnA, giving the protein MKRQIIDTIEQYETIIIHRHVRPDPDAYGSQVGLKELITTNYPEKKVYAAGTHDDMLTYLATQDEITPDDYKNALVIVTDTGNTERIDSEFYENADFLIKIDHHPNVDPYGDMRWVDTDASSTSEMIYLLFKEGEEHYGWKMSDACARLLFAGIVGDTGRFLFPSATVRTFEIASGLIKYDFDRTKLFAEMYEEDRRLLHLKGYIYQQFTIDENGAAFIKIDKSILKKFDVTASETSQLVGALGDVKGICAWVIFVEEDDQIRVRFRSKRPVINQLAAEYDGGGHPLASGASIYSWEKSDEIIAKLKELCAVK; this is encoded by the coding sequence TTGAAAAGACAAATCATCGACACAATTGAACAATATGAAACAATCATCATTCACCGTCATGTGCGGCCCGATCCGGATGCGTACGGTTCGCAAGTTGGCTTGAAGGAATTGATAACAACCAATTATCCTGAAAAAAAAGTGTATGCAGCAGGCACACATGATGACATGCTCACTTATTTGGCGACTCAGGATGAAATCACACCTGACGATTATAAAAATGCACTTGTCATCGTTACCGATACAGGCAACACGGAGCGGATCGACTCGGAATTTTATGAGAATGCCGATTTTCTAATAAAGATTGATCACCATCCGAATGTTGACCCATATGGAGATATGAGATGGGTGGATACCGATGCAAGCTCCACTTCTGAAATGATTTATCTCCTATTTAAGGAAGGGGAAGAGCATTACGGATGGAAGATGTCGGATGCATGCGCCCGTTTGCTATTTGCGGGAATTGTGGGAGATACGGGCCGCTTCCTTTTTCCGAGTGCAACTGTGAGGACGTTTGAAATTGCAAGCGGTTTGATCAAATATGATTTCGATCGGACGAAGCTTTTTGCGGAAATGTATGAAGAAGACCGTAGATTGCTTCATTTGAAAGGCTATATATATCAACAATTCACGATTGATGAAAACGGGGCTGCTTTCATTAAAATCGATAAGTCGATTTTGAAGAAGTTTGACGTAACTGCGAGTGAAACTTCCCAACTGGTCGGAGCCCTTGGAGATGTAAAAGGGATTTGCGCATGGGTTATTTTTGTCGAGGAAGATGATCAGATCCGTGTCCGTTTCCGTTCGAAGCGGCCAGTTATCAATCAACTCGCTGCTGAATATGACGGAGGAGGACATCCGCTAGCATCAGGAGCTTCTATTTATTCATGGGAAAAATCGGATGAGATCATTGCCAAATTGAAAGAATTATGTGCAGTGAAGTAA
- a CDS encoding YtpI family protein, with product MKTLNFLLVFLIIASGVYYFYFKTRQFRTSQIFPIRKKYFASKAGTFLGGLLFFFGINQLLLFQGVATYVVSSLFIVLGAYIIIYNTKAAKHYKQFIDEETRLNEN from the coding sequence ATGAAAACTCTCAATTTCTTACTTGTCTTTCTTATCATTGCGTCTGGCGTCTACTATTTTTATTTTAAAACACGTCAATTCCGAACGAGTCAAATATTTCCGATCCGGAAGAAATATTTCGCAAGCAAGGCTGGAACATTTCTAGGCGGACTACTTTTCTTCTTCGGAATAAACCAGCTTCTTCTTTTCCAAGGTGTTGCAACGTACGTCGTTTCTAGTCTTTTCATCGTGCTAGGCGCATATATCATTATTTATAATACGAAAGCTGCAAAGCATTATAAACAATTTATAGACGAAGAGACAAGGCTGAATGAAAACTGA
- a CDS encoding metal-dependent hydrolase, which produces MKISYHGHSVVKIETEGKTLLFDPFITGNELTDLDASEQTPDVILLTHGHNDHVGDTFEIAKRCNPLIVAPNELAVYIGWQNLNAHGMNIGGSHTFDFGTVKYTQAFHSSSYTTDQNEIVYTGMPAGILFTAEGKTIYHAGDTSLFGDMALIGKRHSIDVAFLPIGDNFTMGPEDAAAAVELLNPKLVVPIHYDTFPPIRQNPQTFKDLVTSHEVKIMKAGDTFEL; this is translated from the coding sequence ATGAAAATTTCTTATCACGGACATTCAGTCGTGAAAATTGAGACTGAAGGGAAGACATTATTATTTGATCCGTTCATCACTGGAAATGAATTGACGGATTTGGATGCTTCCGAACAGACTCCCGATGTGATTCTGCTAACTCACGGTCATAACGATCATGTCGGGGATACATTTGAAATAGCGAAGCGATGCAACCCGCTTATTGTTGCGCCGAATGAACTGGCGGTCTATATAGGTTGGCAAAACCTAAATGCTCACGGAATGAACATCGGAGGTTCCCATACTTTCGATTTCGGAACTGTGAAATATACGCAAGCGTTCCATAGTTCTTCCTATACGACCGATCAAAACGAAATCGTCTATACAGGCATGCCTGCTGGGATTTTGTTCACCGCCGAAGGGAAGACGATCTACCATGCAGGGGACACGTCTCTGTTTGGGGACATGGCTTTAATCGGTAAGCGCCACTCCATCGACGTAGCATTTTTGCCCATTGGTGATAATTTCACGATGGGTCCGGAAGATGCTGCAGCAGCAGTCGAATTGCTGAATCCGAAGCTTGTCGTACCTATCCATTACGACACTTTCCCGCCAATCAGGCAAAACCCGCAAACGTTCAAGGATCTTGTCACTTCCCATGAAGTGAAGATCATGAAGGCTGGGGATACATTCGAACTCTAA
- a CDS encoding Xaa-Pro peptidase family protein, translated as MDKINEIKDYLQKNDVDAAFITTPDNVFYVSGFRSEPHERLLGVMIFKEAEPFVICPLMEVPDLKASGWTFEAIGHEDTEDAWEVLASTAQKRGVTLNNIAIEKSHLTVERLERMEELFEGAAFPRLDEQLNKMRNIKSEDELEKMRKAAALADYAVEVGCKEIAEGKTELEILMAIEFEMKKQGAEKMAFDTMVLSGPKTASPHGTPGDRKIQKGDFILFDLGVVYEGYCSDITRTVAFGEPSDKQLEIYETVKKAEQAAIDLIRPGVKARDLDKAARDVITEAGYGEYFTHRLGHGLGISVHEFPSITGTNDMELEEGMVFTVEPGIYHPEITGVRIEDDVVVTSDGVEVLTKFPKELQIIQP; from the coding sequence TTGGATAAGATTAACGAAATTAAAGATTATTTGCAAAAAAACGATGTAGATGCTGCTTTCATTACTACTCCGGACAATGTTTTTTATGTTTCCGGGTTCCGCAGCGAACCGCATGAAAGGCTATTAGGTGTCATGATTTTCAAGGAAGCTGAACCATTCGTCATCTGTCCTCTAATGGAAGTTCCTGACTTAAAGGCGTCTGGATGGACATTTGAAGCGATTGGACATGAGGATACGGAAGATGCTTGGGAAGTGCTTGCTTCCACAGCACAAAAAAGAGGAGTAACTCTAAATAACATCGCAATTGAAAAATCACATTTAACTGTGGAACGGTTGGAGCGTATGGAAGAGCTTTTCGAAGGTGCTGCATTCCCGCGTCTCGATGAGCAATTGAACAAGATGAGAAACATCAAAAGCGAGGATGAGCTTGAAAAAATGCGCAAGGCAGCAGCATTGGCCGATTATGCCGTCGAGGTTGGCTGCAAGGAAATTGCTGAAGGCAAAACCGAGCTTGAAATCCTTATGGCAATTGAATTTGAGATGAAGAAACAAGGCGCGGAGAAGATGGCATTTGATACGATGGTGTTATCAGGACCGAAAACCGCTTCTCCACACGGAACACCGGGAGACCGGAAAATCCAGAAAGGTGATTTCATCCTGTTCGACCTAGGTGTCGTATACGAAGGATATTGTTCGGATATTACAAGGACAGTCGCTTTTGGCGAACCTTCCGACAAACAGCTTGAAATTTATGAAACTGTCAAAAAAGCGGAACAGGCAGCGATCGACTTGATCCGTCCAGGCGTAAAAGCACGCGATTTGGATAAAGCCGCACGGGATGTCATTACCGAAGCAGGCTACGGCGAGTACTTCACACATCGTCTCGGACATGGGCTCGGTATTTCCGTCCATGAATTCCCTTCAATCACAGGCACGAATGATATGGAGCTGGAAGAAGGAATGGTCTTCACTGTCGAACCAGGTATTTACCATCCGGAAATAACGGGCGTTCGAATTGAAGATGATGTAGTTGTCACGTCTGATGGTGTAGAAGTGCTTACGAAATTCCCGAAAGAACTTCAGATCATCCAGCCTTGA